In Thamnophis elegans isolate rThaEle1 chromosome 4, rThaEle1.pri, whole genome shotgun sequence, the following proteins share a genomic window:
- the LYRM9 gene encoding LYR motif-containing protein 9: MAPLSGAELVKTPLQLYRYLLRCCRVLPEKNLQDHYKHTIQQSFKVHADEDSPERIQQIIKRAIQDADWVMDKYKKPK; encoded by the exons ATGGCTCCCCTCTCAGGGGCAGAATTGGTGAAGACCCCTCTACAGTTGTACCGCTACCTGCTCCGTTGCTGCAGGGtccttcctgaaaaaaacctCCAGGATCATTACAAGCACACAATCCAACAG AGTTTCAAAGTTCATGCCGATGAAGATAGTCCTGAGAGGATTCAACAGATTATTAAAAGGGCCATCCAAGATGCTGACTGGGTGATGGACAAA TATAAGAAACCAAAGTAA